GTGTTGGGATAGCTCAGAAACTCGTTATGGTTGATCTTCAATATGAAGGGGATCTTGTGCGCGTACTTGCGCGCCACCGAGCCGAGCACACCCAAGGTCGAGGCGACCGCGTTACACCCGCCCTCGATGCCGAGCTTCACCAAGTTTTCCGGATCGAAGTAGACGGGGTTCGGCGCGAAGGAGGCGCCGGCGCTGTGCTCGATGCCCTGGTCGACGGGCAGAATGGAAAGATAGCCCGTGCCCGCCAGGCGCCCGTGGTTGAAGAGGGTCTGCAGGTTTCGCAGCACGGGGATCGAGCGGTCGGTCGGCGCGAAGACCCGGTCGACGAAGTCGGGGCCGGGCAGGTGCAGGCTCTCCTTGGAAACGGTCTTGCATTGGTGCCCGAGCAGGCCTTCCGCCTCGTCACCCAAAAGTTTCAGGATCGTGTCGCTCATCGTTAAACTCCCATGGGAAGAATGCGAAATCTTTATTTAAGAGGGGGATTAGACAAAATGGCGTGGCGGGGTCCAGTCAAAAAAAAAACCCAATCAGTCTTTCCCGCAAGCTTGGCACCGCTTGCGAGAACCCTGATTGGGTTAACCCCCTGGCTCCCCGGGCCGATTGGCTCCACCCACTATCACTTAAGACGAGGCGCCCTTACCTGTGGCCCTCATCTCCACCCCTAGATCATCGAAGCCTTCGGTCCCGGCCCGGAACCCGGTCTTGCCCCTGTAAATTGCAATGATAGTGCCAACATGGAAAAAAAATTATCTCGTTAAACTATTGATTTATTTTGATTTTTGAATAAGAAGACTGGTTCGCCCCGCTTCGAGCTTGATCATTTTGATAACGTTTCTCAAATTGAGAGAATAGAATCACGATGCCTCTCAAGAAAAAAAAATCGACGGATCCCGATACCGCCTGGCGGAGCTTCTCCCGGCAACTCCAGAAAAAGCTCTCAAATTTATCTAAAGATATCCGTAAATTAGATTCGAAGTCTTCCCGAGGCACCATCCATCGGCTTAGGGTCCTGTCGCGGAGGGTCCGCGCCATGCTGGCGGCGCTCAAGGCGGAACCTCAAAAAAACCGTTTAAAATCCACGGAAAAATCGGTCAAAAAATTGACACGCCTACTGAGCCCGATTCGCAGCCTGGATGTCAGCGCCAAGCTCATGGAGGACCACCTGTCCAAGGTCCCCGCCTCGGAACGCCGCCCCTTGCGCGACGCGATTACGGCGCTTCGTCGGCAACAGCGAAAAGCGCGCCGAGGCTTGGCGAAGGCCTCGCGCCGGCTCCAAGCCTCGCTCAAGCCGGTTCCCCTCGACCGATGGGAAGACCCGGACGCCGGCCGTCGCTTTCTCCCCGCCCTGCGCCGCCGGCTGCGCGCGGCGCGGTCCCGCGCGGCCCGCGCCCTCCGCGAGTACCGCCGCGCCCCCGACATGCATCGCCTCCACGAGTTCCGGATCGCCCTGAAGAAATACCGCTACCTCCTCGAGATCCACGCCGAGGCCCTCCGCCGCGCCGAGCCCGAGCTGCGCACCCTGAAGACCCTGCAGGACCACATCGGGGCGATGCACGACTTGGAGGTCCTGCGTCAGTGGTTGCAAGATCCGAGGGTGTCGCGCACAATCGCCAAAAAAGAGTCGCGCCGCGCCCTCGCCCGGTTCGAGGCGGGGCTCGCCGACGAGGTCGCCGCATTGGAAAAAAGCTTTCTTTCGCGCCAAGGCCGCCGCCTCGGCGCCCTCTTCCCGCGTGAGGTGCCATGAGAATCGCCGTCATCGACATCGGAACCAACTCCATCCACATGCTGATGGCGGAGATCCACCCCAACTTCACCTTCGAGGTGATCGGGCGCGAAAAAGAGATGACGCGCCTGGGCGACGGCACCATGGCGAAGCGCTACCTGAGCAAGGCGGTGATGGAGCGCGGCCTCGCCACCATCCGCAAATTCTATTTCCTGGCTCAGAGCAAGGGCATCCAAAAGATCGTCGCCGTCGCCACCTCCGCGGTCCGCGAGGCCTCCAACGGCGGCGATTTCATCCGCAAGATCAAGAAAGAGACGAAGATCCGCGTCCGCGTCATCACCGGCGAGGAGGAAGGACGCCTCATCTACCTGGGCGTCAAGCACTCGCTGGAGCTTCCCGAGGGCAATACCTTCATCATCGACATCGGCGGGGGCAGCGTCGAGATCCTGGTTGTCAACCCGCAGCGCATCCTCTTTCTGAAGAGCCTCAAACTGGGGGCCGCGCGGCTGAACCAGCTCTTTTTGCAAAAGGACGGAGAAAAGGAGCTGCGCCGCCTCGAAAAGCACATTGCCGCGCAGCTGAAAAATATCCTGCCGCAGATCAAGGCCCTGGGATTCGGCCGCGCCATCGGCACCTCCGGCACGCTCAACAACCTGGCGGCGATGGCCTTTTACGCGAAGAACAAGGGTCAGGAGTATTCGCCCCGCGACGGCAGTCTCGAGTACGGCGATATGAAAGAGCTCTATCAGAGGCTGGCCCATTCCTCCGCCGAGGAACGGGCCGCGATGAAGGGCCTCGACCCGCTGCGCAACGACCTGATCGTCGGCGGGGCCGCGGTGGCCTTGGCCTTCATGAAAGGACTGGGCATCAAAGAGCTGAGGCTCTGCGACAAGGCGATCCGCGAGGGCATGGTCTACGACTACATCGCCCGCCACCGCTTCCGACTGAAGAGCGAGGAGACCATCCCCGACGTGAGGCTGCGCAACGTCCTGCGGCTGGCCGCCAAGTGCAATTACGAGAAGGGACATGCCGAGCACACCGCGAAGCTCGCGCTGCAGGTCTTCGACCGGACGCAGAAGCTCCACCGGTTGGCGGGCGTAGACCGCGAGCTGCTGGAGTACGCCTCGCTGCTCCACGACATCGGCTACCACATCAGCTTCTCCAAGCATCACAAGCACGCCTACTACCTGATCAAGAACGCCGGCCTGAACGGCTTCTCCGACGAGGAGATCGACGTCCTCGCCCTCGTCGCGCGCTACCACCGCCGCGGCCTGCCCCGAAGCGGCCATCCGGAATACGCCGCGCTGCCGAGGCGCACCCGCCGCCGGGTCTCCTGGCTGGCCGGAATATTGCGGATCGCCGACGCCCTGGACCGCTCGCACTTCGCGGTGGTCGACTCCGTCGAGGTGCGAGTGAAGAAGAAACGGGCGACCTTCCTGCTCTCCGCGCACAACGACGCCGAGTACGAGCTTTGGGACGCGAAGCAGAAATGCGACTTGTTCGAAAAACTCTCGGGCCGCGAGACCCTGTTCTGCCTGAAGGAAAAGGCCGGGGCTCCCGCGGTCAAGGCTCCGGCCGCGCCTTGGGACAGGGAGGTGGAGGATAAGACCGGGCCAAGGATGCGCGTCGTCAAATAAAAGCCGCCTCGCCTCCAGGCGATTGCCGGCGCGCCGGGAAAGACGCGCGCCCTGTCGGCCCGCCGATCGCCTTTATTTTCCGCAACACCGAAGCGCCTTGGGCGGAATCAACGCCAAAAGCTCCGCCGCGGCCCCCGCCTCTGCCCGCTCGAGAGCGATCCGGCAGAGCGCCCCCTTCTTCATCTCCACCGAGGCCGCGGGCCCCAGGCGCAGCAGCTCCCCGATCCACCCGCTCAGCGCCGGCTCGTGCCCGACCAAGAGGAAACTCCGCTCGCGGCGCCCCTTGAGCAGGCGCAGCAGCTCCCGCAGCGGGCCGGAAGGTTCTAGTTCCTCCGCCGTCTCCAGCGACCCCTCGAAAGGCAGGTATTTTTTGACGATCCGTGCCGTCTGCACGGCGCGAAGCAAGGGCGAGGTGAGCAGGGCCTCGAAGCGCAGACCGAGCCGGCCCATCCCGCGCGCCGCCGCGATCATCTTGCGACGGCCCGACTCGGTGAGCGGCCGCTCGGCGTCGACCGGCCAGTCGGAGCCGCGCTCGGCGGCGATGGCGTGCCTCAGGAAGCAAATTTCAATCGGCATGGTTCCGTCCTCACTTCTCGCGAAAGCTCTCGACGATCGCCAGCATCTCGGGCTCGTTCGCCTTGAAGCGCTCGGCGCTGGTCCACAGGACGACTTGATGGAAATACTCCGGGCTCTCGACCACGGTGTGCAGCTCGACCAGGCGGGTCCCGAATTTCCCGATGGCGCGGATTTCATACTGCAAGGCGAGCCTGCCGTCGATGCGTTTGCGGCGCGGCCCCAAGTGTTGCGGAAAACTCATCGTACTGACCAAGGCGTCCCGGGTGAACTGGGAATAATCCTCCAGGGTCTTCGAGCGCAGGATCTCGCGCCGCTCGCTGACCACCACCAGATAGGCGTCGGCCGATTTGCTCCCGGCCTCGATGTCAGCCGACTCGTGCAGGTCGGGCATCTCCTCCCAGCCCGGAGGCAGCTCGACCTGGATCTTCCCGCCGAGGCCGTAGACCGTCCGGGATTCCGGGGCCGGTTTGCCGCAGGCCGGGGCCAGCAGGACCGAGAAGACTGACACGAACAGCAATGAGAGGAGGCGGCGCATGCGCACCTTCTAAGGAACTAAGGGAGTTCTTTGAAACGCTGGACGACGCCCTCCAAGGTGGGCTTGTTGGCCTCGAAGCGCGAAGGTACGGTCCAGGCGAGGATTTGGTGATAATACTTGAGGCCGTCCACCGTGACGTGGAGGTAGACCACTTTCACGTGGTCGACGCCGCCGCGGATCTCGTATTGAACGGCGGGCCGCCCGTCGACCTGGAGGGCGAAGGGACCGGTGACGACCGGATCCTTCACGCCCGTCAGCAGGGCCTCGCGGGTCAGCTTGGAGTGCTGATCCAGCGTCATGTCCTGCAGGTCTTCCTTGGGCTCGCTCAAGACCACCACGTACATCTCGCTCGGCGTATAAGCGGCCTGCAGGTCGGCCGAGTCGTTGAGGCCCTTTTTCTCCTGCCAGGCGGCCGGCACGGTGATGCGAAGCTTGCCATTGGCGCTGACGATGTCCTTCGTCTTGGGACCCGGCTGCGGCGAGCAGGCGGAAAGAACGAGCAGAATTAAGGCCAACCAGGAAGGGAAACGGAATTTTGGTATCATCGGATGCGTTCCGCGCCGGTCAGCTCGCGCTCGGGACGGGGACTGCGGAGGAAGGCCTTGCGGACATCCATCCCCATCCCTCGCAGGAGGGAGACGGCCGCCCATTCGCCGGAGAGGGCCGCGTCGCGGATATAGCAACCCAGGCCGAGGACGTGGTTGGCCGCCTTAAGGCGCTCGCCATCGTAGCGCCCCGCGAAATATTGGTCCATCGCAAAACGCAGCACCTCCATCCCCCGCCCCGGCTGGGGCATGGTGGTGTAAAAATGCGCGATACCGTCCTGGAGCCGTCCGTCCCAGGCCTGCGAGGCGAATTCCACCACGGCTTCGGGGTCCCGGACGCCGTAGGCCTCGCGGATCAACTCGCCCGGCGTCAGCCTCGGCTCACCGTTCCAGCCGTGGAAGAAGGTCGTCATGGGGCTACCGGGCCGGTGCTCGTCGGGAGAAAACCACATCGCGTAGCGCGCCGTGGCCCTTTCGGCCTCGGGGCCCGGGAGGTTACTGCGCAGGTTGCTCTTCACGATGTGGGCGGGCTCGAGCCGAGCCAGGACCTCCAGGGGCATCTGCGTGTCCCGGAACTCGACGCGCCGCAGGTGCTCGGGCGCCAGGGCGAGGATGCCGTAGTCGAAGCGCTCCTCGTGCAAGGCCCCGTCTCGGTTGAAAAAGACCTTCAGACCGTCCGCCATCTGCTCGACGCCGCGCACGGGATGGCCGAGCAGGACGCGACCCCCGGCGGCCTCGACGGCCCGGCCTTCGGCCTCGGGTAGGCGGTGGAGGCCGCCGACGATCTCGTAGCGCTCCATCGGGGTCTCGCTCTTCGCCAAGTTGATGGCGAAGGAGAGCAGTGAGACGTCGAGGGTGCCTTCCTCGAAGCCAAGCCGCGAAACCATGGCCTCGACCTCGGCGGCGTCCAGTGGGCCGTTCCGCCCGCCGAGCCCGCGAATGAAGTCGGCGGCGCCCTGTCGGTCCAGCTCCTCCCAGGGGCGCGTCCGCAGGGCCTCGCGGGCCGCCTGGCGGACCAGGCGCAGGGCCTGGGAGAATTGGGCGCCGGACATCGAGACGCCGGAGCGGTCGACGAAGGGCGCCGAATCGTAGTCCGCGCGCAAGGGCCCGGCCTCGAGGCCCAGGTCTCGGATCAGGCGGTCGATGGGATAGAAGCGAGAGCGGTCGATAAATTGCGCCCCGAGGTTGTCGGGCGCCACCTTGCCGCCGACGCGATTCATCCCCTCGAAGACGGTGATCTCGGGATGAAAATCGCGCGGATCCTCGCTGAACAAGCGGTAGTTGCGAAGCGCGTTGGTCGCGCCCACGCCCGCCATGCCGAAACCGATCACGGCGATGCGGGGGCGCAGGGCTTCGCGCGGGAACTCGAGACGCGGATTCTCCGCGGCGCTCCCGGCCTCGGTGGCGCCCGACTCCCGGGCCTTCCCCCTGTCTCCGCCGAGCGGCTCGAGACCGGCTGTGCCGGGTAGAGCGGCGTCGATCAGAACGCCCTCGCCGTCTTGGCGCAGCCCTCCCGCGGACAAGTAATGTCGCAGCCGCGCCAGCAGCGCCTTTTCCAAATTTTTGACCTCGCCGCGCGTCATTCCCAGGCGCTCGGCGATCTCGACTTGGGACGGTTCGGCGGGATCCAAGAGCCGAGCTTCCAGCACGACTCGCTCTCGCTCGGAATTCCGGCTCTCGATAAAACGGCGGATCTGACCGAGCAAGCGCCCGCCGACCAAGGCTTGGTCGGGCGCCGGGCCGGAGGCCGGGATCAGGTCGAGGAGGTTGACCTCGCCTTCCGGCCCCATCGGCGCCTCCAGGCGAAGGGCGCGACCGTTTCCGCCTTGGGCCTGCAGATCGGTCACCTGTCGCTCGGTAAGGTCCAGGCGCTCCGCCAGCTCGGCGATCCCGTAGTCCGCGCCCTCGCGGCGCAGCTCGGCGATCTCCCGGCGCAGGGTTCGCAGCATCTCGCTGCGGTGGACCGGAACCCGGATATCCTGCATGTGGTCGAGGATGTAACGGGTGAGGTCGGCCCGCACCCACCAAGAGGCGTAGGTGAGAAACTTGTTAGAGCGGTTCAAGTCGAAGCGCTCGGCGGTCTTGACCAGGGAACGACATCCCTCCTGGACAAGATCGAGGTAATCCTGGCCCTGCAAGCCGAAGACACGGGCGTAATGGCGGGCCCGATTCGCCACGAAGCGAATGTCGGAGCGGATCAAGGCCTCGGCGGCCGCGCGATCCCCCGCTTGTATGCGGACAATCAGTTCGCGCTTCTGCGTCTCCTCCAAGGGAAGGGCCTCGGCGAGCAGGCGCCGCAGAGCGCCCTCCGCACTGGGACGCTCGACTCCTTCGGACGCAGGGCGCGGCGGCGCGGGACGGATGGCGCTCTCGCGGGGCATCGGTGCCTCGGGACCGGCGCCGCCCAAAAGCTCCTCGGCCGGCGTGGCGGACATCATCGCGGCGAAGGCGGGGCGTGGGCCCAAGAGCGAGGCAAGGGGCGTCGCGGCAGCGAAGCGAGGACGGGAGGCGAGGGCCTCCGACTGCAGGTCCAGCGAACGCTCCCAGCTTGCGAAACCCTCGCCGAAGGCCTGCCGCCCCAGGCGGCCGGCGACGTGGAACTGCAAGAGCGTGGCGAGAGAATCGACTAGGGTGGTCGCGCCGTCGACGCGGGGGCGCAGGCCGAGGCGCTCTTCCGCGGCGTGGCCGAGGAGGATGCCGCCGAGCATGCCCGTTTGCTGGAAGAGTGCCCGTAGGGGCCGTGCGCGAACGGGCCCCACGGGCCCCGCAAAACGACGATAGGCCGCGCCGCTGCCTCACCCCGCCAATTTCACTCCCCCCCACACCAGGTAGCTTGAGGCGATCTCCCGCGCCAAGACCCCGCCGCTCCAATCCTGATCCCGGCCGAGGACCTCCCCAGCCCCCTTGGTCGCGAGGGTGAAGGCCGGGGCCTCGAGGGCGAAGCCCGCAAGCGAGGCCAGGGCCCGCGCGCCGAAACCGCGGCTGAAAAGTCCCATCGCCGGCGTCGCCGCCAAGCGGCCCAGGACCGCAAGGCGCGTCAGGCGAAAGACCATGCCGGCCGTGCCCATCCCCGCGAGCATCGCGGGGTCGGAGGCCTCATGGGCGAGGCGGCGCAGCAGGAATTCCGCGCGCGGCCCCGCGGCGCCCCGGCCCGTCACGGCGTCCAAGCGGCGGCGCGCGCGGGCGGCCCATTCCGGCCCCGCCGCGGCCGCAACCTCCGCGTAGATCTCCGCCGCCAAGTCCAGGCGCCCGGCGCGCTCCCGCCCTGCGCCGAAGGCCAAAAGGCCTTCGTAGAACAGACCAGCGTCCGCTTCTCCGCGCAGCGCGGCCAGTTCCGCCCGCTCGGCGGCGTCCAGCCGCCGCGCCGACTCCGGCGCGCGCAGCCAACGATCCAACAACGATGCATCCTCAGTAGCAGCTCCCGCCGCGCGCGATGTGGATAAGGTCTCGCGACTCGGCAGCAGGCGCTCGATTCCCTGCGTCCTCATAAACATCCTAAATTGTGGTGAAACCCACCTTGGCAAACGGCATCCGCGCCGGGCCATTTCCCGGAAATACTCCGGTGCGTGCCGGGCCGAATCCGACCCGAAGCCGATATCGGCTTCCCCTGAACCCAAAAAACGTCTCGAAGAGTTGGTCCCCTTCGCAGGATCCCGGCGGCCTTGTCAACCTCCATCACCCGATGCAGGTGACGGCATGATGACGAGGGGGCATTTTCTAGGTAGCGACGAAGCGTGGGCGCGAGGCCATCGTGGAGAGAAATTTGTATTCTATTAAAAAATTAATTTTTACTTTAAATAATTTAATTATT
Above is a genomic segment from Deltaproteobacteria bacterium PRO3 containing:
- a CDS encoding class I fructose-bisphosphate aldolase → MSDTILKLLGDEAEGLLGHQCKTVSKESLHLPGPDFVDRVFAPTDRSIPVLRNLQTLFNHGRLAGTGYLSILPVDQGIEHSAGASFAPNPVYFDPENLVKLGIEGGCNAVASTLGVLGSVARKYAHKIPFILKINHNEFLSYPNTYDQSLFAQVEQAFDMGAVGVGATVYFGSPESRRQIWEISQAFKRAHELGMVTILWAYLRSSAFKTKDQDYHVAADLTGQANHLAATIEADIV
- a CDS encoding CHAD domain-containing protein; its protein translation is MPLKKKKSTDPDTAWRSFSRQLQKKLSNLSKDIRKLDSKSSRGTIHRLRVLSRRVRAMLAALKAEPQKNRLKSTEKSVKKLTRLLSPIRSLDVSAKLMEDHLSKVPASERRPLRDAITALRRQQRKARRGLAKASRRLQASLKPVPLDRWEDPDAGRRFLPALRRRLRAARSRAARALREYRRAPDMHRLHEFRIALKKYRYLLEIHAEALRRAEPELRTLKTLQDHIGAMHDLEVLRQWLQDPRVSRTIAKKESRRALARFEAGLADEVAALEKSFLSRQGRRLGALFPREVP
- a CDS encoding Ppx/GppA family phosphatase, coding for MRIAVIDIGTNSIHMLMAEIHPNFTFEVIGREKEMTRLGDGTMAKRYLSKAVMERGLATIRKFYFLAQSKGIQKIVAVATSAVREASNGGDFIRKIKKETKIRVRVITGEEEGRLIYLGVKHSLELPEGNTFIIDIGGGSVEILVVNPQRILFLKSLKLGAARLNQLFLQKDGEKELRRLEKHIAAQLKNILPQIKALGFGRAIGTSGTLNNLAAMAFYAKNKGQEYSPRDGSLEYGDMKELYQRLAHSSAEERAAMKGLDPLRNDLIVGGAAVALAFMKGLGIKELRLCDKAIREGMVYDYIARHRFRLKSEETIPDVRLRNVLRLAAKCNYEKGHAEHTAKLALQVFDRTQKLHRLAGVDRELLEYASLLHDIGYHISFSKHHKHAYYLIKNAGLNGFSDEEIDVLALVARYHRRGLPRSGHPEYAALPRRTRRRVSWLAGILRIADALDRSHFAVVDSVEVRVKKKRATFLLSAHNDAEYELWDAKQKCDLFEKLSGRETLFCLKEKAGAPAVKAPAAPWDREVEDKTGPRMRVVK
- the sixA gene encoding phosphohistidine phosphatase SixA, yielding MKSAPSGNSGPAWSSCTPWSRARSISIKSSCGPAPSASRRTSPRCWRSSRAFARSEDGTMPIEICFLRHAIAAERGSDWPVDAERPLTESGRRKMIAAARGMGRLGLRFEALLTSPLLRAVQTARIVKKYLPFEGSLETAEELEPSGPLRELLRLLKGRRERSFLLVGHEPALSGWIGELLRLGPAASVEMKKGALCRIALERAEAGAAAELLALIPPKALRCCGK
- a CDS encoding sigma-70 family RNA polymerase sigma factor, with the protein product MLGGILLGHAAEERLGLRPRVDGATTLVDSLATLLQFHVAGRLGRQAFGEGFASWERSLDLQSEALASRPRFAAATPLASLLGPRPAFAAMMSATPAEELLGGAGPEAPMPRESAIRPAPPRPASEGVERPSAEGALRRLLAEALPLEETQKRELIVRIQAGDRAAAEALIRSDIRFVANRARHYARVFGLQGQDYLDLVQEGCRSLVKTAERFDLNRSNKFLTYASWWVRADLTRYILDHMQDIRVPVHRSEMLRTLRREIAELRREGADYGIAELAERLDLTERQVTDLQAQGGNGRALRLEAPMGPEGEVNLLDLIPASGPAPDQALVGGRLLGQIRRFIESRNSERERVVLEARLLDPAEPSQVEIAERLGMTRGEVKNLEKALLARLRHYLSAGGLRQDGEGVLIDAALPGTAGLEPLGGDRGKARESGATEAGSAAENPRLEFPREALRPRIAVIGFGMAGVGATNALRNYRLFSEDPRDFHPEITVFEGMNRVGGKVAPDNLGAQFIDRSRFYPIDRLIRDLGLEAGPLRADYDSAPFVDRSGVSMSGAQFSQALRLVRQAAREALRTRPWEELDRQGAADFIRGLGGRNGPLDAAEVEAMVSRLGFEEGTLDVSLLSFAINLAKSETPMERYEIVGGLHRLPEAEGRAVEAAGGRVLLGHPVRGVEQMADGLKVFFNRDGALHEERFDYGILALAPEHLRRVEFRDTQMPLEVLARLEPAHIVKSNLRSNLPGPEAERATARYAMWFSPDEHRPGSPMTTFFHGWNGEPRLTPGELIREAYGVRDPEAVVEFASQAWDGRLQDGIAHFYTTMPQPGRGMEVLRFAMDQYFAGRYDGERLKAANHVLGLGCYIRDAALSGEWAAVSLLRGMGMDVRKAFLRSPRPERELTGAERIR